The following nucleotide sequence is from Malania oleifera isolate guangnan ecotype guangnan chromosome 4, ASM2987363v1, whole genome shotgun sequence.
AATAAGGGGAAGGAAACTAGTGGTATGGCAACAAAGAAAAATTAGATACCTCAGTAAATCAAAGAAAGAGGCACTTTAATTAACAGGGTGAATGGTCAAGATAATAAATAGTTAAGCATGTGTGAGACTGAATTAGACATGGATATAGAAGGTTGAATTTGAGTTAGTTAAAATAACTTTGAGCTTAAATTTTAACTGATTGTTGGATACATGTAAGCCATTTACAACTCATTTCAATGTTTTTGTGGCTGGATGGGTCATCACAGTTGGTATCACAGCTGGATACCTTTGAGTAGATTTTGGCTCATGAAAGGGCCAGCAGGAAACTGAGAAGACTCTGAAATCAAAGATGTGGCGGGTAAACTGGTATCGTGTCTACTGGGGCAGTGTTAGGCAGTAATGTAATATGCGACAATGAGCAACCTCTAGGTGAGAAGCGAACAGTACCTAGATTGGGGTGTTATCAAAATGGGGAGAAGGAAAGGGGTAGGCAAACTAAAGTATACAGTGGAATGGAGAAACACCTCAACAAGGTAAAGTCAAGTTAGTGCAATGAACGGGAAATCACATGAGAAAAGCGTCCGCATTGGTGTAGGGGGGAACAGGTAGAAGTAACTTAAAGTTTTTGGTTCAATTGTTAAACACTAACACAAGCAAGTTACGACTTCTTTTCTGCTTGTGAGGCAGGATGGATCCTTCAAAAAATAAGGCTAGAAGCAATTTCTGAACAAACCAAAACAGGGGAATTTTTATCTTGCTAAAGAAGACTAATAATAACCACCAACCAGCCATCTCGACCTTCTTCAAAACGCTAGAGACCTAGACTTAAAAATGCAACTTTAAGCGGCAATATCAAACACCTTGCGTAGAGACAAACAGCTCCAGCCCAGAAACAAGCACAACCTCAGTTAGTCCAATACACTTTTTTAACATAAAATGCAACACCATTGTTCTCGAAAGTATTATTTACTTCATTAGAGCTCAAAGTTAATTCATTTATCTGACCAAATATGCAGATCCATCCAAATGTAGGCAGTTGAGCTGGGAAAGACGCTACACAATTATATGTGGCATTGCTCGAGGAATTCTTTATCTTCATGAAGATTCTCCTCTCAGGATAATTCACCATGATCTCAAAGCAGGCAATGTGCTATTAGATGGAGGGATGAACCCTAAAATTGCAGATTTTGGCATGGCAAGGCTGTTTTTGGTTGGTGTAAGTAAAGGCAATACTAAAAGAATTGCTGGGACGTAGTAAGTACAAGTACTAGCACCTATCATATATCCTTCTACTCATAGTTGTAGACACAAATATCTGCAACCATGTGTCTTTAATCAAATCTTCATGTGCTCAATTGATTCAGCAGACAAAACCATTCTAATTAATGGCACTATGCAGTGGTTATATGCCTCCAGAATATCTGAATTTCGGACAATTCTCCGTGAAGACCGATGTTTTCAGTTCCGGTGTCTTAATTCTAGAGATTATAAGTGGCAAGAACAACAGTTCTTTTCACAATTCTGAGCATGTGGAGCACATTTTAAGCTATGTAAGTATGAAAGTTTACAGGTTTATTTTCAATTTCCTCAAAAAATGGGTTGGAAAAAGTTGTTTTTTTTAATGGATTCCTCTGCTTCTTTCAGGTATGGAAAAATTGGAGAGAAGGTACATTTTCAAACATAGAGGACAAAGCTATGCCTAGAGGCTGGACGAGTGAAACACTGAGGTGCATTCATATTGGGTTACTGTGTGTACAGGAGAATGTAGCCCGCAGACCCACCATGGCGTCTGTTGTCCTTATGCTCAATTCGCACTCTACGAGTTTTCCAGCACCTTCTAAACCTGCATTCTTACTGCATAGTAGTGTAGGGGCAGAAGTGCCCTTGTTAGGCCAGAATTCAAGGTTTACAGATTCTGATCAGTCCACAAACCCATCAGAACGTATTTCAGTGAATGAGGCTTCAATTACTGAGCCATACCCTCGCTAAGATTCGAGTGCGTTGGAGTTCCTTTCAGGATTAATCATTGTCTAAAACAAGTTAAATTTCAAGCAAGAACACTATATAATGGGTAGTTTTCAATTTTCATCACTTTAAACCACCATTACCATTACCATAGTTGCAGCAGACTCAGAAAACTTTGATTTGTAGCTAATCTGAAATTATGGAACTATGTTTTGGGTTGGGCACAGCATTACAAAAATATGAAAACTTTGCTTACTGTAGAGTTGTGCACAATTCACCAATGTCATGTTGACGAAGAGTggctttgattaggaaaaatgaATACATTAACCCTACGTTCAAGAGAGATCTTGGGTTTGAATTTATATGGTTTGGATAAAATGTGaaacaaaattgtattaaatttcgCCTCAAATCCACATGAACCTGAATTCAAGAGCTGAAATCCATGCTCTCAAACATTGTAAGTAATCGATTCACCTCAAATTGATCAACTTAACAAATTAATTTTTGCTTCAAAATCTTATAGGTTCCAAATAACTAAAAATCCATGACCACCAAGAAGATatcatcattatttttaaaaaattttaacatgaAAAGTTGCACTTTAGTGGGAAAAAGAAactctcctccctctctctctctctccctatctatCTCTctatctatttatatatatattaggaaAACTTGGGTTTAAGACTCTTACTTCCTTGTCAAACTACTCTTAAGCGAAAAACCATATGTAATATTATTCATTAATCTTTTTAATCCTAGAAACAATTTTTGTTTTATGATAGTAATAAGATTGGATAAGGTAGATTTAGTATTGCTTAATTACTCTCGTGTATCCATgttgttaaaaaaatatgttatttatctatttatttattgtggcttttatcacagccaTTGGATCGTttctaaatccaacggttgtgtggtgtcatatatatatatatatatatgtttgtaagtcatgGGAAAAAGAGTGTATTGTTTATCATTTTGTGTGAGGAGAGCTAGAGGGGGTTTTCTCTCTAGGAAGAATTTTTCTTCACAGGGttgaaggtgaaggggtgtacaggggatctaGGATCGAGGAAAGTCTGAACAGATCTTGTACTGCCATCATTTCATAATAAATTTTTCTCCAAGTGCAcactccgtggatgtaggcaatcttgtcaaaccacgtaaaatctctcgtctacattttttttttttattctgtgaatgttctttgtgctaATTATTTTGTTGATTGGAAGATTAAAATCATTGCGCGTCAACAAGTTGTATCAAAGCACAGTTTCAATTGGGTGTAGATTTGATAGATCAGATCAGGtcgaaagaaattttttggatctGTAGTTTTTCTACGGGAGTGCTCAAGATCAGAGCGGTTCATTCAGATTGGATTGAGGTACGCGGATTCAGACCAGGTGCTGGAAAATTATTCTGGAatttttttcaattgaaggtgtgaaaaaaaaaattcggaAGAAAAATTTTTTTTGCGAATGACGAACATGATAAATAGTGCCAGAATTGGGTGACAGACTCGAATTCAGAATCGGGTCAGGTACGGAACACAATGGGTTGTCATGCGGGTCAAGAGGCTGGGTTGTGGGTTGGATCCAAGCGGAATCCGCTGGGTCAAGGCGCGGGTTAGGTAGAACATGTGCGGGTCACACGTGCAGTGGATCAGGGATCTCGGTCGAGCAGAACAGATCGAACCCAGCAACCGGGTCGAGGCGCGGATCCTCCCCATGGAGCTCTAACGCCATCCTAACAGGTGCTGACATCAgaggagagaagaaaaaaaaagaggagaaaaaaaaaattaatggctAGTACTTCGACGACCAAGTTCGAGGCGGAGCCctttaatggaaaaaataattttagtttgTGGAAGAGCACTGTGAAGGATGTGTTAGTCCAACATGGACTGATTAAGGCACTGTATAGGAAAAACAAGAAACTAGAGACCATGTCAGATGATCAGTGGGAGGAGCTGGAAATGAAAGTAGTAAGTACCATTCGCTTAAGTTTAACTCCAGAAATTAAATATAGTatgttgaatgaaacatcacgAGCTGatctttggaaaaaattagagaaTATTTATATGTCTAAGTCCCTAGTTAATAGACTATATTTGAAGAAACAGTTGTATTAGTAGAGGATGATTGAGGGCACAAAAGTCAAAGACCAAgtcaattatttcaataagataatcacgCAGTTActgagtattgaggtaaaaatcaAGGAGGAAGATAAGACactgattctgttgtattcgcttcccagttcacttgatactttggaaaccacactactgctaggtaaggagactcttacagttgatgaggtgactactgCCATTCTCGAGAGTGAAAATTTTCACAAACCAGATTATCCAGGATatggagaagggttggtggctaagggtgagtctagccaacaGCGGGGCAAGAGTTTTAGCAGAGGTAATTGGAATTAAGGGAAATCTAGATCCAAGTCCAGGGGTACGAATGGGAACtggaggagtggttgtttttattgtgggaaagaagGGCATATGAAGAAGGACTATTTAAGGAGGAAACgagatttagaggaaaagaacaagaagaagactGAGCAAGCTACTGTAGTGGAGAGCAGTTCATCAATTTTTGAAAGGGATCTTTTGGCTATTACTACAGATTCCAGTTACTAAGCCGATATCTGGACTTTGGATTCGGCATGCTCATATCATATGTATCTATACAAGGActggtttgactcctatgaaccaatctctgGAGGAATggtgttgatgggtaatgatgcctcctgtggtattcttggtattggaatAGTCAAAATtaggatgtttgatggtgtggttagaaccatcagGGATGTAAGACATGTTCCAGATGTAAAAAAGAATTTGATTTCCTTGGGCTCTTTGGacagtaatggtttctctttttcagttagggatggtgtgctgaaagtggctagaggttcactggtagtaatgaagggtcatctgaggaacaatttgtacacttTGGTGGGTAGCATAGTGATAGGTGGAGCTGCGGCTAGTACCTCTTCAGATACaaatacagatgatactactctatggaatatgaggctgggtcacatgagtgagcgtGGTTTGCTGGAGTTGTACAGGTGGAACTTATTgggaggtaattcttgttgtaagcttaagttctgTAAATACTATTTGTTTGGTAAACAGTGCAGGGTGAGTTTCAGAACAGGAAAGCATGTGATCAAGGAGATGTTTAACTAAATTCATTCGGATGTACGGGGTCTAGTACAAGTACAGTCTCacagtggtgctatttattttgtctcatttattgatgacttttccagGAGAGTCTGGTGTATTTTATAAAGCATAGGAGTGAGGTATTTAGTAAGTTCAAGGAATGGAAAACTCAAGCAGAGAAACAAACAGGGAAATAGGTGAAGTTTCTGAGATTTGACAATAGACTGGAGTACAAAAACAACTAGTTAATTGACTTCTGTAAGGAAGAGGAAATCACTAGGCACTATACAGTTCCACATGGGCCACGACAAAATGGGGTGGCTAAAAGGATGAATAGAACATTACTACTAGAGAGGGCAGGATGTATAAGGATTCAAGCTAATCTGCCTAAGTCattctgggcagaagcagtgAGTATGACATGCTACTTGGTAAATAGGTCTCCTTCTGCAGCTATTGATGCAAAGGTTCCtgaggaggtatggacaggtaagccagtagattactatgtgttgagaatatttggttgtccatcgtATGTGCATGTGCAGGAACATGATagatcaaagttggactctaagtCCAAACCGTACATATTTCTTGGTTTCTAAGAAGCGGTGAAGAGATACTGGTTGTGGGACCCTATAGCACGAAAGGTGGTCATTAGCCGGGATGTGGTCTTCGATGAGGAAGTCATGTTGAAGTAGAATGTTGATAAGAAGGTGGAGTCTGATTCAACAGGAGTACCTATTCAGGTGGAGCTGGATAGTATTCAGAATTTAGGTATGGGTAATACTCAAACTACTGTTGTCGATTCTAGTGCACAAGATATAGTGAGACAGGCTACAGTTCCTCGGGAAATTCCTCAGACAGGTTACAAACATAAGCCTACAGGGCTAACCACCGGCATAGAATTgaggaatgttaagcctccaATCAGGTATGGAtttgaggacttagttgcatttgctctTATTACTAGTAGTGAGATCCTTCTGATTTTTAGGAAGTAGTTTAGAGTTCTAAGTGAGATAAttggcttggagccatggttgaggagatggagtctcttcataagaataaCACTTGGGTGTGGGTTCAAAAGCCCAATGACAGGAAGCTtcttggttgtaagtgggttttcagAAAGAAAGAATCTACTTCAGAATCaaagggataaaatataaggtCAGGAtagtagcaaaaggatacaaataggaagaaggtatagattataatgaaatcttttcacCTGTTGGTAAGCATGCTTCCATTATatccttgttagcattggttgtcatgcatgatttagatctagaacagatggatgtaaagacagcttttcttcatggtgagttggaggaagatatctttatggagcaaccggaggggtttgtggaacaaggtaaagagCACCTGGTATGTAAATTGAATAGATCTCTTTATGATTTAAAGTTATCCCCTAGGtaatggtataagaggtttgattcttatatgttgaggattgggtatgttagaagcagttatgacagttgtgtttactttagattgcttaacagtggtgtatatgtgatccttatgtTATAtctggatgacatgttgattgcctctaacaatactgatgagttgaatgtgttgaaagccaGGTTACAGAATGaattgagatgaaggatcttggtgcagctaaaaggatccttggcatggaaattAGGAGGGACAGACAACAGAAGAAGCTGTGGTTGTCACAaggtaagtatattgagaaggtgttggaaaagtttaatattgataaggctaaaccggtaagtacacctctagctgTTCATTTTTAGTTGTCTGCTAAACTGTGTCCTTctactgatgaggataagttggatatggctagtgtgccttatgccAGTTCAgtagggagtttgatgtatgttatggtatgtagtagaccatacttgtcatatgcagttagtttggtaagcatatatatggctaatctaggtagaatgcattggaatgcggtcaaatggattttcatataTTTGCGTGGCAATTCTTTTTATGGTATCTTGTTTgaaagtactgatgattgtaatgttcaggGTATGTGGACTCTGattatgcaggtgatttggataagaggaggtctacttctggcttcatttttaccatggttggTGGTTCTattagttggaaggctatgttgcaacctactacaACTTTCTCTACTACAAAAGCTGAATAGATAGCTTTGGCAGAGGCAGgtaaggaggctttgtggttaaCTAGATTGATTCAGGAACTTGGTGTAACGCAGGATAGGTTACACGTATTCTGTGATGGTCTGAGTGTAATCCACTTGACAAGAAATCAAATCTACCACTCTCGCATGAAGCATATTGATGTGCAGTATCATGTagttagaggttgggttgaaagtggtaagttccagttattgaagatccacacagaTGGAAATGTTGCAGATATGCTCATGAAGCTTGTTACATTAGTTAAGTTCAAGCGTTGTCTagacttagttaatgtagtctcttgttgattgttgataAAGCATCCCAGAGCGTGgtgatggaatgttgtgcttggctgtgattaaaagccaaggtggagattgttaaaaaatatatatgttttatttatttatttattgtggcttttatcacagcaGTTGGATTATCACAGCcattggatcgtctctaaattcaacggttgtgtggtgtcatatatatgtttgtaagccatgggaaaaAAAGTGTAttacttgtcattttgtgcaaggaga
It contains:
- the LOC131154007 gene encoding cysteine-rich receptor-like protein kinase 10; the protein is MRKPKENVEDEDAVETSDSLKFSLCTVRTATNNFSDANKLGQGGFGLVYKGKLSNGQDIAVKRLAQHSVQGEQEFKNEIVLLARLQHRNLVRLLGFCFEGRERILIYEYMPNGSLDHFIFDPSKCRQLSWERRYTIICGIARGILYLHEDSPLRIIHHDLKAGNVLLDGGMNPKIADFGMARLFLVGVSKGNTKRIAGTYGYMPPEYLNFGQFSVKTDVFSSGVLILEIISGKNNSSFHNSEHVEHILSYVWKNWREGTFSNIEDKAMPRGWTSETLRCIHIGLLCVQENVARRPTMASVVLMLNSHSTSFPAPSKPAFLLHSSVGAEVPLLGQNSRFTDSDQSTNPSERISVNEASITEPYPR